In a single window of the Agromyces sp. H17E-10 genome:
- a CDS encoding DNA-processing protein DprA, whose protein sequence is MTTDDERDARMTLAAASEPADIITGTLVKRLGASEALALVDSRTALPSDIDPAEGELWRRRLASRVTPGENERIQRRMEQHELRMITPGDQRWPAELSQLGPSEPLAIWIRGDIAPLNVPLEQRVAMTGARASTSYGDRMAADIAADLAGRGKVIVTGGAYGIDAAALRSATDIAPGHAIAVLAGGLDLPYPSGHHDFFAHVTDAGGLLLSELPPGTAPTKWRFLQRGRLVAVLGSATIVVEAGRRSTSLHIAGFAHALGRPVGAVPGPLTSVASAGAHRLIQDGIASLVVNAADIIELTDPAARYAAGRPFAYSHARRSRLVGTGIGR, encoded by the coding sequence GTGACCACAGACGACGAACGTGACGCGAGGATGACGCTCGCCGCCGCATCCGAACCGGCCGACATCATCACCGGCACCCTCGTCAAACGCCTCGGCGCCTCCGAGGCCCTCGCGCTCGTGGATTCACGCACCGCCCTTCCGTCCGACATCGACCCGGCTGAGGGCGAGCTCTGGCGTCGACGGCTCGCTTCCCGGGTCACGCCTGGCGAGAACGAACGAATCCAGCGCCGAATGGAGCAGCACGAACTGCGCATGATCACTCCCGGCGACCAGCGCTGGCCCGCCGAGCTGAGCCAGCTCGGACCGAGCGAACCCCTCGCAATCTGGATACGAGGCGACATTGCACCGCTGAACGTCCCGCTGGAACAGCGAGTCGCAATGACCGGAGCGCGGGCCTCGACCTCATACGGCGATCGGATGGCGGCAGACATCGCAGCCGACCTGGCCGGCCGCGGGAAGGTGATCGTCACAGGAGGCGCGTACGGGATCGACGCTGCCGCACTCCGCAGCGCGACCGACATCGCTCCCGGGCACGCGATTGCCGTCCTCGCGGGTGGACTCGATCTGCCCTACCCCAGCGGCCACCACGACTTCTTCGCCCACGTCACCGACGCAGGGGGTCTTCTGCTCAGCGAACTCCCGCCGGGCACTGCGCCGACGAAATGGCGGTTCTTGCAGCGAGGCCGGCTCGTCGCCGTGCTGGGCAGCGCGACGATCGTCGTCGAGGCCGGTCGACGCTCGACCTCGCTGCACATCGCTGGGTTCGCGCACGCGCTCGGCCGTCCGGTCGGTGCCGTCCCTGGGCCGCTCACCTCGGTCGCGAGCGCCGGAGCGCATCGGCTGATCCAGGACGGCATCGCCAGCCTCGTCGTCAACGCCGCCGACATCATCGAACTGACCGACCCCGCCGCCAGATATGCGGCCGGCCGGCCGTTCGCCTACTCACACGCTCGCCGCAGTCGCCTCGTCGGCACCGGAATCGGTCGCTAG
- a CDS encoding SDR family NAD(P)-dependent oxidoreductase produces MTGASSGIGAELAVQLAERGLDLVLVARRGDRLLEVAERIRRTASVDVTVILMDLSEPDAAERLHTRTHGLRIHVLVNNAGIGTDADVIETEAERLDELLRLNVLALTGLSRRYGADMVTNGSGIVVNISSVAAAIPTPHMAVYSASKTYVYSFTYALDVELRGTGVRAITVMPGTTRTEFGAHGGRIPGPDRMHAAPADVVATILRALDTPEPPSVIVPGTANAVTAALLPRLPRGLAVPLVARAMRA; encoded by the coding sequence GTGACCGGAGCGAGCTCCGGGATCGGGGCCGAACTCGCCGTGCAGCTCGCCGAACGCGGGCTGGACCTGGTCCTCGTCGCCCGCCGTGGGGACCGCCTCCTCGAAGTCGCCGAACGCATCCGCAGAACTGCGTCGGTCGACGTGACGGTCATCCTGATGGACCTGAGTGAACCGGATGCGGCGGAGCGGCTTCATACGAGAACTCACGGCCTTCGCATACACGTGCTCGTCAACAACGCCGGAATCGGCACCGACGCCGACGTGATCGAAACCGAAGCGGAGCGTCTCGACGAATTGTTGCGCCTGAATGTGCTCGCACTCACAGGACTGTCCCGCCGCTACGGCGCCGACATGGTCACGAACGGCAGCGGCATCGTCGTCAACATCTCGAGCGTCGCCGCAGCGATCCCCACTCCGCACATGGCCGTATATTCAGCGAGCAAGACGTATGTCTACAGCTTTACCTACGCGCTCGACGTCGAGCTCAGGGGAACCGGTGTCCGCGCCATCACTGTCATGCCAGGCACGACGCGCACCGAGTTCGGCGCCCATGGTGGTCGAATCCCCGGCCCCGACAGGATGCACGCCGCTCCCGCCGATGTCGTCGCGACCATTCTGCGCGCACTCGACACGCCGGAACCCCCGAGCGTCATCGTGCCAGGCACGGCGAACGCGGTCACAGCTGCGCTGCTTCCTCGGCTGCCACGGGGGCTCGCCGTGCCGCTTGTCGCCCGAGCCATGCGAGCCTGA
- a CDS encoding TraM recognition domain-containing protein: protein MSTQRHSTAGLGDELTNLGMFVLVGGAGLALVLRGAGSVAAWATGVTQPTSGPGSGLAVLFRPGEPGSALGTPSLHPVAYWVAAGLLVSAVAAAVLLLGRAFHTSTHAHRIDPFRYPGIATRSEIADAASHAALMRRARHLRPSLTGATPADVGYRLGSSRGVEVWASVEDSILVIGPPRSGKGAHIVINAILDAPGPVVTTSTRPDNLTTTLRARAQQGPVAVFDPQHLAPGIPAGLRWSPIRGCDDPLTAMIRATGLAAGTGLAAGGVESGSFWEAKTRVALQALLHAAALDHRTPVELFRWTLDPAAAADAVAILTAHPAAAVGWGDSLQAMLEADPRTRDSIWQGVSLSLAALADPRVLDAVSPSDQEEFHPEAFLRSNGTLYLLATSAGANNAASLVAAFLEDVIETARQIAARSPGARLDPPLLLALDEIGNLAPLPSLPSLMAEGGGTGITTMPVLQSLAQARTKWSDSAASTIWDASIVKIVLGGASNSKDLQDLSTLIGDRDDRTDSTTIGDRGSRSAQRSVRRVATMPPDAIRMLPFGTGLVLLRSAPPIIARLRAWTRRTDGKAVRAGRVDVEALLRAPTPAAASEPEADEATDPVE, encoded by the coding sequence ATGAGCACCCAACGACACAGCACGGCGGGACTCGGCGACGAGCTCACCAACCTCGGCATGTTCGTGCTGGTCGGTGGTGCTGGACTCGCGCTCGTGCTCCGAGGCGCTGGAAGCGTCGCGGCATGGGCCACTGGCGTCACGCAACCAACCAGTGGCCCCGGGTCCGGCCTCGCCGTTCTCTTCCGGCCCGGCGAACCCGGCAGTGCGCTCGGCACCCCGAGCCTGCATCCGGTCGCCTACTGGGTTGCTGCCGGACTGCTCGTGTCGGCCGTCGCGGCGGCCGTGCTCTTGCTCGGGCGCGCGTTCCACACATCAACGCATGCCCACCGAATCGACCCGTTTCGGTACCCGGGAATCGCCACACGGTCCGAGATCGCCGATGCTGCATCGCACGCTGCGCTCATGCGGCGCGCCCGGCATCTCCGCCCGTCATTGACGGGTGCGACCCCCGCTGATGTCGGCTATCGACTCGGCAGCTCGCGGGGCGTCGAGGTGTGGGCGTCGGTCGAGGACTCGATCCTCGTCATCGGCCCGCCGCGCTCCGGCAAGGGCGCGCACATCGTCATCAACGCGATCCTGGATGCTCCCGGCCCTGTCGTGACGACCTCGACTCGCCCTGACAACCTCACGACCACTTTGCGCGCGCGAGCGCAGCAGGGGCCGGTCGCCGTATTCGACCCGCAGCACCTCGCTCCAGGCATCCCGGCAGGGCTTCGGTGGTCGCCCATTCGCGGCTGCGACGACCCGCTCACGGCGATGATCCGCGCGACCGGTTTGGCCGCCGGCACCGGTCTCGCCGCAGGTGGAGTCGAGAGCGGCAGCTTCTGGGAGGCCAAGACCCGCGTCGCCCTCCAAGCACTCCTCCATGCTGCCGCCCTCGACCATCGGACGCCCGTCGAACTGTTTCGCTGGACTCTCGACCCCGCGGCTGCAGCCGATGCTGTCGCGATCCTCACCGCCCACCCGGCCGCCGCGGTCGGATGGGGCGACTCATTGCAGGCGATGCTCGAAGCGGACCCGCGCACCCGTGACTCGATCTGGCAGGGCGTCTCCCTCTCGCTCGCCGCCCTCGCCGACCCGCGCGTGCTCGACGCCGTCTCCCCCAGCGACCAAGAGGAATTCCACCCCGAGGCGTTCCTCAGGAGCAACGGCACCCTCTACCTGCTCGCCACCAGTGCAGGCGCGAACAACGCCGCGTCGCTCGTCGCCGCGTTCCTCGAAGACGTCATCGAAACAGCCCGCCAGATCGCCGCCCGCAGCCCCGGCGCCCGCCTCGATCCTCCCCTACTGCTCGCCCTCGACGAGATCGGCAACCTCGCCCCGCTCCCCTCACTCCCCAGCCTCATGGCCGAAGGCGGTGGCACCGGCATCACGACGATGCCGGTGCTGCAATCCCTCGCCCAAGCCAGAACCAAGTGGTCCGACAGCGCAGCCAGCACGATCTGGGATGCCTCGATCGTCAAGATCGTCCTCGGCGGAGCATCCAACTCGAAAGACCTGCAGGATCTCTCCACCCTGATCGGCGACCGCGACGACCGAACCGACTCGACCACCATCGGCGACCGCGGGTCACGCTCCGCGCAGCGCTCGGTTCGCCGCGTGGCGACGATGCCACCCGACGCGATCCGCATGCTCCCTTTCGGCACCGGCCTCGTCCTGCTCCGCTCGGCCCCGCCCATCATTGCGCGCCTCCGCGCTTGGACCCGGCGGACCGACGGGAAGGCGGTCCGGGCAGGGCGTGTCGACGTCGAAGCGCTACTCCGCGCACCGACGCCGGCAGCGGCATCCGAACCGGAAGCCGACGAGGCGACCGATCCCGTCGAGTGA
- a CDS encoding single-stranded DNA-binding protein yields MALHTQQSISGFIATEPRQSVTERGETRFYARIGQPRFRREDDGTFTELAPTFHDLVAYRATADRAMARFAKGDSFVAEGYVRTFQVEHDGEIVDREEFVAKKLGHDLARTEYEVDRSHRHTAVIQADATTKAPDTLVAEGDQPRTHENGGPTAFGNAVLGL; encoded by the coding sequence ATGGCTCTGCACACTCAGCAATCGATCTCGGGCTTCATCGCGACCGAGCCCCGGCAGTCGGTCACCGAGCGCGGCGAGACTCGCTTCTACGCACGCATCGGCCAACCCAGGTTCCGCCGCGAAGACGACGGCACCTTCACCGAACTCGCACCCACGTTCCACGACCTCGTCGCCTACCGCGCCACTGCCGACCGAGCAATGGCCCGGTTCGCGAAGGGCGACAGCTTCGTCGCCGAAGGCTACGTCCGCACCTTCCAGGTCGAACACGACGGCGAGATCGTCGACCGAGAAGAGTTCGTCGCGAAGAAGCTCGGTCATGACCTCGCCCGCACCGAGTACGAAGTCGATCGCTCCCATCGGCACACTGCAGTGATTCAGGCGGATGCCACGACCAAGGCCCCTGACACCCTCGTGGCGGAGGGCGATCAGCCGCGAACCCACGAGAACGGCGGGCCGACAGCCTTCGGAAACGCCGTCCTCGGATTGTGA